A window of Mucilaginibacter paludis DSM 18603 contains these coding sequences:
- a CDS encoding rhamnogalacturonan acetylesterase encodes MNKLKKLSTSICGLLAFAGTVSAQQTNFKFKLGTGGAPAGYTLISAASVFNEDAGYGIDFGSTARAVSRDAKMTLKSSFLTADKPFFFSVNVPEGNYKVTVTLGDVKEKTETTVKAESRRLMLEKVATAPGEFVTKTFVVNIRKPNIGTGGKVSLKPRELGKLDWDNKLTLEFAGAHPCVEAIEITKADDQITVYLAGNSTVVDQDDEPWASWGQMIPRFFKPGVAIADHAESGLTLGSFMGSHRLDKVMSMIKPGDYLFVEFGHNDQKEKGANDGPYKSYTERLKAYINEARAKKAIPVIVTSTSRRAFNDSGKVVNTLGEYPAAARKVAQELNVPLIDINAMTADFYNALGVEKSKKAFVHYPANTYPGQDKLLEDNTHFNVYGAYEIAKCIIEGIRRNHLGLGKYLIDAPRFDPSHPDPVESFFLPPSPPSPVLQGTLVKPDGN; translated from the coding sequence ATGAATAAACTTAAAAAGCTATCAACAAGTATTTGCGGTTTACTTGCCTTTGCCGGAACGGTATCGGCACAGCAAACAAATTTTAAATTTAAGTTGGGTACGGGCGGGGCGCCTGCCGGTTATACACTAATTTCTGCGGCTTCGGTTTTTAACGAAGATGCAGGTTATGGTATCGACTTTGGCTCAACCGCCCGGGCAGTAAGCCGCGATGCAAAAATGACTTTGAAAAGTAGCTTTTTAACTGCTGATAAGCCCTTCTTCTTTTCGGTAAATGTACCGGAGGGCAATTATAAGGTAACGGTAACCCTGGGCGATGTTAAAGAAAAGACCGAAACAACGGTTAAGGCGGAATCGCGAAGGTTAATGCTCGAAAAAGTGGCGACCGCCCCTGGCGAATTTGTGACTAAAACCTTTGTTGTTAACATACGGAAGCCTAATATCGGTACCGGTGGTAAAGTGAGTTTAAAACCCCGCGAGTTAGGAAAACTGGACTGGGACAATAAGCTAACCCTCGAATTTGCGGGTGCCCACCCTTGTGTTGAAGCGATTGAAATTACAAAGGCAGACGATCAGATCACTGTTTACCTGGCTGGTAACTCTACTGTGGTTGATCAGGATGACGAGCCCTGGGCATCGTGGGGGCAAATGATACCGCGCTTTTTTAAACCGGGTGTAGCCATTGCAGATCATGCCGAATCGGGTTTAACGCTGGGCAGCTTTATGGGCTCGCATCGCCTGGATAAGGTAATGAGTATGATTAAGCCGGGAGATTACCTGTTTGTTGAATTTGGCCATAACGACCAGAAAGAGAAAGGCGCCAACGATGGGCCCTATAAATCATATACCGAAAGATTAAAAGCTTATATCAACGAAGCTCGTGCAAAAAAGGCTATACCGGTTATTGTTACATCCACCAGCCGCCGTGCATTTAATGATAGCGGTAAGGTAGTAAATACTTTGGGCGAGTACCCGGCTGCCGCACGTAAGGTAGCACAGGAGTTGAATGTGCCTTTGATTGATATCAATGCCATGACAGCGGATTTTTACAACGCGCTTGGCGTGGAAAAATCAAAAAAAGCGTTTGTGCATTACCCTGCCAACACCTATCCGGGGCAGGATAAGCTACTGGAAGATAATACGCACTTTAATGTTTACGGCGCTTACGAGATTGCCAAATGTATTATTGAAGGAATCAGAAGGAATCATTTAGGATTAGGAAAATACCTGATTGATGCGCCGCGTTTTGATCCTTCGCACCCCGACCCGGTAGAATCGTTTTTCTTGCCTCCAAGTCCGCCGAGCCCGGTATTGCAGGGCACGTTGGTTAAACCAGACGGTAATTAA
- a CDS encoding SusC/RagA family TonB-linked outer membrane protein, translating into MDKNLLILLCRSRKLYLVSLFTVLFISSAFSQNGNITGVVKDDGGATLPSVSVLIKGTTIGTVTDLDGKYSIKANKGAVLVFKFLGFNPQEITVGASPVINVSMVSSQKQLSEVVVVGYGTQKRANVTGATATLRNENLDERPITRVDQALVGQLAGVTVKQTTGVPGKAFSIQVRGSGSITAGNEPLYVIDGFPLSNNSSNTGNGSFVGGNPLDNINPADIENIQVLKDAAAAAIYGSRASNGVVLITTKHGTKGKPKITFNTSLGYNEASKKLKMLNGDEWIDRATEMINAAYVTKYGAAGATANDNAATRTAMNGGAFSTAYQLDPRWTLPGHPGLEYVDWQSAIERKGFMQTNELNVSGASDVANYFISGNYTNQDGFVRGLGYKIYSMRANVEVNVAKNLKFGANIAPSYSITEDPGVEGKDNIFHQALSMSPIQEDSVGLLANIGKNAQYAWSNTTNSPYGKLMYNVGETKRFRTLATIYGDYEIIKGLNFRSSLNLDNTDNNTSTYVPYITTLQLSNRTFNASTNTNLTANTSGTYGSYRRQTFVNENTLTYNKEFNKVHSLNILLGQSYNVDRLDQSSLSSVGGYTSAVIQTLNAAANVSGNTTSQKNVLVSYFSRVQYSYKDKYLLSASLRDDGSSKFGENVKYGIFPSASLGWRVIEESFMKKQSTLSDLKFRVSFGVNGNNNIGNYASIATIASSPYVLGTTQAAVNGQAQNVLANPDIQWEKSQTWDGGIDFGLFNNRLTGSIDYYNKYNTQLLLNVPTLESTGFSYIISNAGAVRNIGEELELTSRNLIGKFQWNTTVNISHNTNKIVSLYGNQSQIIIPSALDNNNGHTILRVGESINSIYVVRQVGILTQADINNKVALSGSETVGDPKYEDYNHDGVIDANDRQIVGHPSPNYTWGITNSFRFKGFDLSVLVQGQNGGSIYSLLGRAITRTGQGFTDNAPEFYVNRWKSADNTGAGRVSKAYSTFGFLGNTDWLYSSDYIRVRDITLGYNLKNVIKLPVVQGARIYVTAENFFGHDKYYGGLNPEAQNTSVGSNSVYPEAGDYGGLPLAKSLIFGLNFTF; encoded by the coding sequence ATGGATAAAAATTTACTTATACTTCTATGCAGGAGTAGGAAGCTGTATCTGGTGTCGCTATTTACAGTGTTGTTTATCTCAAGTGCTTTTTCTCAAAACGGAAATATTACCGGTGTTGTTAAAGACGATGGAGGTGCCACTTTGCCCTCTGTATCGGTACTGATAAAAGGCACAACCATTGGAACCGTTACCGATTTAGATGGTAAATATAGCATCAAAGCCAACAAAGGAGCAGTTTTGGTATTCAAATTTCTGGGCTTTAATCCGCAAGAGATAACTGTAGGCGCCAGTCCAGTGATTAACGTCAGCATGGTATCAAGCCAAAAACAACTCAGCGAGGTTGTAGTTGTTGGATATGGTACTCAAAAGCGGGCAAATGTTACAGGCGCCACTGCTACATTAAGAAATGAAAATTTGGATGAGCGACCTATTACCCGCGTTGACCAGGCGCTTGTAGGCCAGTTAGCGGGTGTTACCGTAAAGCAAACTACAGGTGTCCCAGGCAAGGCTTTTAGCATTCAGGTGCGTGGCTCTGGCTCCATTACAGCGGGTAACGAGCCCCTTTATGTAATTGATGGGTTTCCGTTATCTAACAATTCAAGCAATACAGGTAATGGCAGTTTTGTTGGCGGCAACCCACTTGATAACATCAATCCGGCTGATATTGAAAATATACAAGTTTTGAAAGATGCCGCAGCGGCTGCTATCTATGGATCAAGGGCTTCCAACGGAGTTGTTTTGATCACTACCAAGCATGGTACCAAAGGTAAGCCTAAAATTACCTTTAATACATCTTTAGGTTATAACGAAGCAAGTAAAAAATTAAAAATGCTTAATGGTGATGAATGGATTGACCGGGCTACCGAGATGATTAATGCCGCTTATGTTACCAAATATGGTGCAGCCGGTGCTACAGCTAATGATAACGCAGCAACGCGTACCGCCATGAATGGGGGAGCCTTTAGTACCGCCTATCAACTTGATCCCCGTTGGACATTACCGGGGCATCCTGGATTAGAATATGTTGACTGGCAAAGCGCCATCGAGCGTAAGGGCTTTATGCAGACAAACGAACTTAACGTTAGTGGTGCGAGCGATGTAGCCAATTACTTTATATCCGGTAACTATACTAATCAAGACGGATTTGTGCGCGGCTTGGGCTATAAAATTTACTCCATGCGTGCAAATGTGGAAGTAAATGTGGCTAAAAATTTAAAGTTCGGCGCTAATATAGCACCAAGCTATTCTATTACCGAGGATCCTGGTGTTGAGGGTAAAGATAACATCTTTCATCAAGCCTTGAGCATGAGCCCGATACAGGAAGATTCAGTTGGCCTACTGGCTAATATTGGTAAAAATGCACAATATGCCTGGAGTAATACCACCAATAGCCCCTACGGTAAATTAATGTACAACGTGGGTGAAACCAAACGGTTTCGTACGCTGGCAACCATTTATGGCGATTATGAAATTATAAAGGGCTTAAATTTCAGAAGCTCACTTAACCTGGACAACACTGATAACAATACAAGCACATACGTGCCATACATAACTACTTTGCAGCTATCTAACCGCACTTTCAATGCTTCAACTAATACCAACCTTACGGCAAATACATCTGGAACATACGGTAGCTACAGAAGGCAAACCTTCGTAAATGAAAATACACTTACATATAACAAGGAGTTTAATAAAGTACATAGCTTAAATATATTGCTTGGACAATCGTACAACGTCGACAGGCTAGATCAAAGTTCGCTTTCTTCAGTTGGCGGCTATACAAGCGCGGTAATACAAACCTTAAACGCCGCTGCAAATGTTTCAGGTAATACAACCAGTCAGAAAAATGTGCTGGTATCGTATTTTAGCCGTGTACAATACAGCTATAAAGATAAATATTTGTTATCAGCCAGCTTACGGGATGATGGTTCATCCAAATTTGGCGAGAATGTTAAATACGGGATTTTTCCATCTGCATCGTTGGGCTGGAGAGTGATCGAAGAAAGCTTTATGAAAAAGCAATCCACTTTGAGCGACTTGAAATTTAGAGTGAGCTTTGGTGTAAATGGTAATAACAATATCGGAAATTATGCCAGCATAGCCACCATCGCTTCATCTCCCTATGTTTTAGGTACAACACAAGCTGCAGTTAATGGCCAGGCTCAAAATGTTTTAGCTAACCCAGATATACAATGGGAGAAATCGCAAACCTGGGACGGCGGTATAGACTTTGGTTTGTTTAATAACCGCTTAACCGGATCGATTGACTATTACAATAAATACAATACACAATTGTTGTTAAACGTGCCTACACTGGAAAGTACAGGTTTTTCGTATATCATTTCTAATGCGGGTGCAGTTCGCAACATCGGCGAGGAACTTGAATTAACATCACGTAACCTGATTGGTAAGTTCCAATGGAATACAACGGTTAATATAAGCCACAACACCAATAAGATTGTATCATTATATGGTAATCAGAGCCAGATCATTATTCCCTCGGCTTTAGACAATAATAATGGCCATACTATTTTACGTGTAGGCGAATCAATCAACAGTATTTATGTTGTTAGGCAAGTTGGTATATTAACTCAGGCCGATATTAACAATAAAGTTGCCCTATCAGGTTCAGAAACAGTTGGTGATCCTAAATATGAAGATTATAATCACGATGGCGTAATCGATGCAAATGACAGGCAAATAGTGGGGCATCCAAGTCCTAATTATACCTGGGGTATTACTAACTCATTTCGTTTTAAAGGATTTGATTTGAGCGTACTGGTTCAAGGCCAAAATGGGGGCTCTATTTATTCCTTATTAGGAAGGGCAATTACCCGTACAGGCCAAGGCTTTACAGACAACGCTCCCGAATTTTATGTGAATCGTTGGAAATCTGCCGATAATACAGGCGCGGGCCGGGTAAGTAAGGCTTACTCAACATTTGGTTTCCTTGGTAATACAGATTGGTTGTACTCTTCCGATTATATAAGGGTGAGGGACATTACTTTAGGCTATAATTTAAAAAATGTGATTAAGTTACCGGTTGTTCAGGGTGCGCGGATCTATGTTACCGCCGAGAACTTCTTTGGTCATGATAAATATTATGGCGGTTTAAATCCGGAAGCGCAAAATACTTCTGTTGGTTCAAATAGCGTGTATCCAGAGGCCGGGGATTACGGAGGTTTACCATTGGCTAAATCGTTGATATTCGGATTGAACTTTACATTTTAA
- a CDS encoding oligogalacturonate lyase family protein, with product MRNFRKLTIAGLCAVQWGIVFNEARAQTVLETGSKKPMPSEWTDKSTGHKVIRLVNRAGTNASFYFNNNCFIPQIGTEGDLMVFYGSTPIGNQLFSINLKTKKIEQLTNHAGKIAGEMVCPKTRSAYYQSGDSVFAVNVDTKKNNLVYAFEPSFKGRAGTINADGTYLACVKAVGDEEREIYAKYPEKKDFFRRIWEAHIEHVLYTVNIKTKEIKEIHREKEWTNHLLFSPTDPDILSYCHEGPWEKNDRIWNINIKTGKNTLMHVRTMENEIAGHEFFGVSGNREWFDLQKPKGKTFYLAAFDMKTGKEDRIYQMDRNEWSIHFNVSRDEKTFAGDGGDPGQVAKAPNGEWIYLFKPVGDKFKSEKLVNMSHHNYHLEPNVHF from the coding sequence ATGAGAAACTTTCGGAAATTAACCATCGCCGGTTTATGTGCTGTGCAGTGGGGTATAGTTTTTAATGAAGCCCGGGCACAAACTGTGTTAGAAACTGGATCAAAAAAACCGATGCCCAGCGAGTGGACAGACAAGAGCACCGGCCATAAAGTGATCCGCCTGGTAAACCGTGCAGGTACAAATGCCAGTTTTTATTTTAATAACAATTGCTTTATACCCCAAATAGGCACCGAGGGCGACCTGATGGTATTTTACGGCAGTACTCCTATTGGTAACCAACTATTTTCCATCAACCTGAAAACAAAAAAAATAGAACAGTTAACAAACCATGCAGGCAAAATAGCGGGCGAGATGGTTTGCCCCAAAACGCGGTCGGCCTATTACCAAAGCGGCGATAGTGTTTTTGCCGTAAATGTGGATACCAAAAAGAACAATCTGGTATACGCATTCGAGCCATCTTTTAAAGGCCGTGCCGGTACAATTAATGCTGATGGTACTTACCTGGCTTGTGTGAAAGCAGTCGGTGATGAGGAGCGCGAAATCTATGCCAAATATCCTGAAAAGAAGGACTTTTTCCGGAGGATCTGGGAAGCGCATATAGAGCATGTTTTGTACACCGTTAACATTAAAACAAAAGAGATCAAAGAGATTCACCGCGAAAAGGAGTGGACTAACCATTTGTTGTTTTCGCCTACCGACCCTGATATTTTATCATACTGCCATGAGGGCCCCTGGGAAAAGAACGACCGGATCTGGAACATCAATATCAAAACCGGTAAAAACACATTGATGCACGTACGCACGATGGAGAACGAAATTGCCGGTCACGAATTTTTTGGCGTAAGTGGAAACCGGGAATGGTTTGATTTGCAAAAGCCAAAGGGCAAAACGTTTTACCTGGCTGCCTTTGATATGAAAACCGGTAAAGAAGACCGCATTTACCAGATGGACCGTAATGAGTGGTCGATCCATTTTAACGTATCGCGCGACGAAAAAACATTTGCCGGAGATGGAGGCGATCCTGGCCAGGTAGCTAAAGCTCCCAATGGCGAGTGGATCTATTTGTTTAAACCCGTGGGGGACAAATTTAAATCAGAAAAATTAGTGAATATGAGCCATCATAACTATCACCTTGAGCCGAATGTGCATTTTTAG
- a CDS encoding IS3 family transposase, whose protein sequence is MKKSHGLSQGKRSPRTHEWAKAIEELRPEHDVSILLDCKQMARSVFYYHRKRLNDDKYKHEKEEIASIYHLHKGRYGYRRVTAEMKNRGYSINHKTVQKLMGTLGLKCNIRKVSYRSYKGEVGKIAPNVLERDFEANLPNQKWATDVTQMNIKGEKIYLSPIIDMFNGEVISYSISKSPNMQMIDEMLYEAFDKVKDIRGLIFHSDQGWQYQHYGYRKALEKHGIIQSMSRKGNCLDNALAESFFGILKTELLYKQSFETAEEFITSLKEYIHYYNNERIKNRLNGKSPVEYRALVQKT, encoded by the coding sequence ATTAAAAAAAGTCACGGCCTTAGTCAAGGAAAAAGAAGCCCGCGAACGCATGAGTGGGCAAAAGCCATCGAAGAACTAAGGCCCGAACATGATGTTTCAATTCTATTGGATTGCAAACAGATGGCTCGTTCTGTATTTTATTATCATCGCAAGCGCCTAAATGATGATAAATACAAGCATGAAAAAGAAGAGATCGCAAGTATATACCACTTGCATAAAGGCAGATATGGTTATCGGCGGGTCACCGCCGAAATGAAGAACCGGGGTTATAGCATAAATCACAAGACTGTCCAAAAATTGATGGGAACATTAGGCCTAAAATGCAATATCAGGAAAGTAAGTTATCGCTCATACAAAGGTGAGGTTGGTAAAATTGCCCCTAATGTACTTGAAAGGGATTTTGAGGCAAATCTGCCTAATCAGAAATGGGCTACGGATGTCACTCAGATGAACATTAAAGGGGAGAAGATCTATTTATCTCCTATAATTGACATGTTCAACGGGGAAGTCATTTCTTATAGTATTTCAAAATCTCCAAATATGCAGATGATAGATGAAATGTTATATGAGGCTTTTGATAAAGTGAAAGATATAAGGGGACTTATTTTTCACTCTGACCAAGGGTGGCAATATCAACATTATGGATATAGAAAGGCTTTGGAAAAACATGGAATTATTCAAAGCATGTCCAGAAAGGGAAACTGCTTGGATAATGCCTTGGCCGAAAGCTTCTTTGGGATCTTAAAGACAGAATTACTGTACAAACAGAGCTTTGAAACTGCGGAAGAATTTATAACTTCGTTAAAAGAATACATTCATTACTATAACAATGAAAGAATAAAAAACAGGTTAAATGGAAAGAGCCCGGTGGAATACCGAGCTCTCGTACAAAAAACTTAA
- a CDS encoding helix-turn-helix domain-containing protein encodes MSKHTFEEKLDVVSQVRKGKPILRISRERHIREGMILEWVRKYDLYGESGLLKQPNVKPTPDFKEEVVRLVIEKKVPLNQVVLEYRLSKTALERWVRSVRVEGYAVLYQQKNPGRPPKCMGRSKKLEPETEVEKLQAENSRLRAENALLKKVTALVKEKEARERMSGQKPSKN; translated from the coding sequence ATGTCAAAGCACACATTTGAAGAGAAACTTGATGTAGTTTCTCAAGTAAGAAAGGGAAAGCCGATTCTACGGATATCCCGCGAACGCCATATCCGTGAAGGCATGATATTGGAATGGGTTCGGAAATATGATCTTTATGGCGAAAGTGGGCTGCTCAAACAACCTAACGTCAAGCCCACGCCTGATTTCAAAGAAGAAGTTGTAAGGCTTGTCATAGAAAAAAAAGTACCTTTAAATCAGGTTGTTCTGGAATATAGATTAAGCAAGACTGCTTTAGAGCGCTGGGTAAGATCAGTACGGGTTGAGGGATATGCAGTACTATACCAGCAAAAGAATCCTGGACGACCACCTAAATGCATGGGAAGATCAAAGAAGCTTGAACCTGAAACAGAAGTAGAGAAGCTCCAGGCGGAAAATAGCCGTTTGCGGGCGGAGAACGCACTATTAAAAAAAGTCACGGCCTTAGTCAAGGAAAAAGAAGCCCGCGAACGCATGAGTGGGCAAAAGCCATCGAAGAACTAA
- a CDS encoding polysaccharide deacetylase family protein: MKKLFAILLLLPLLFEIAVAQVLRKPIPDKLVVLSFDDAVLSHATIVAPLLKKYGFGATFFVCEFLKPPFSDKTRYMSWEQIKQLSRMGFEIGNHTQNHSHVNKLDKAHFIAELEYIENKCKEYHIPKPVSFAYPGYDTSPKAMVVLKEKGYLFARAGWDRAYNPTTDHPYLIPGFTTLQNNSTTIYDALKQAKDGKVIVLTIHGVPDSAHVWVNTPPELFEGYLKYMHDNHYKVIAMRDLKRYIDVNKAFELTPIFKQ; encoded by the coding sequence ATGAAAAAGTTATTTGCCATTTTATTGCTGCTTCCGTTGCTGTTTGAAATAGCCGTAGCACAGGTATTGCGTAAACCCATACCCGATAAACTGGTGGTATTATCTTTTGACGACGCAGTGCTGAGCCACGCCACCATAGTTGCGCCATTACTAAAGAAATATGGTTTTGGCGCAACCTTTTTTGTATGCGAATTTTTGAAACCTCCCTTTAGCGATAAAACGAGGTACATGAGCTGGGAGCAGATTAAACAACTCAGCCGGATGGGTTTTGAAATTGGCAATCATACTCAAAATCATAGTCACGTTAATAAATTGGATAAAGCTCATTTTATTGCCGAACTGGAATACATCGAAAACAAATGCAAAGAATACCATATCCCTAAACCGGTAAGTTTTGCCTATCCGGGATATGATACCAGTCCGAAAGCGATGGTTGTGCTTAAAGAAAAAGGATACCTGTTTGCCCGTGCCGGATGGGACAGGGCATATAACCCAACTACAGACCACCCTTACCTGATACCCGGCTTTACCACTTTGCAGAATAACTCAACCACTATTTATGATGCTTTAAAACAGGCTAAAGATGGTAAGGTGATTGTATTAACTATTCATGGCGTGCCCGATAGCGCCCATGTTTGGGTAAACACGCCTCCGGAGTTATTTGAGGGTTATCTGAAATATATGCATGATAACCACTACAAAGTAATTGCTATGCGCGATCTAAAGCGCTACATAGATGTAAACAAGGCCTTTGAACTGACACCAATTTTTAAACAATAG